One Dermacentor albipictus isolate Rhodes 1998 colony chromosome 10, USDA_Dalb.pri_finalv2, whole genome shotgun sequence genomic window, GGTCCATGCACTATCAGTATTTCATCGAAAGCACTGGAGTGTTAGGGTGCTTCAAGCTCATCGTCGTAGTGGGCATCCCAAAGGAGCGTTATTGAAAATAACTTTCGTGTTCAGTCGATAGACGAATACTGTGCGCCATTTGATGGATCTAAGAGGCCTGGTTGGAAATGTGGGGTGGCACGGTTGGGCCGTATTCGCAAACCAGCAATGAAGTGGTAGATTTTGCAACATATTGGGATGGTATGTACACTTTAAACACACGGAAAGTACGGCCAGATTCGTGTGTTTCACTTTGTTTTATCGGCACTAACTACTGCGCGCCTTTTATTGTACAGCTGCGGTTGCGTATGTTCACCACGATCCACTTGTGAACCCGCGTGTTATGCGCATTGCTAATGATATAACTACTGCTTATGTCGTGGCTATACTTTGTTTGATTTGTTGGAAAAACTGGATCGATAAACGCCGTTGAAGAAATATCGTTTCAAGATACTAGATCATGCCTTCCGAAATCTTCAGTGACAGCTCAGGTaacgaatgctggaagacgaGACTTGAAGACGACACAGGCTCATTGCACGGCCCTATGATTGCATGGTCAGATCTACCGTTTCATGCAAGCCGGCACATTTCTAGCCATGACCTTGCAGAAGGAACAGCAATCCTGTTTAGAAATTGATCTGTTTTATGATTAAGCACATAACGGCGTTCGTATACACTCTAACGAAGTTTAATTAACCACCTGCGTCAAATTTTGGAAAGTTCTAATATGATAGCACTTGCATACTAGTTGTTACACAAGCACCGTGTAATTatgcttgttttttgtttttttgtttgttttttgatGCAAGAGTGCATCAAGAAAATGGCGCTACGTTTACGTCTGTCACTTCGAATGCACTATAATTGGGGCTGCACTGTaattgctcgcttgcttgcttgcttgcttgacaACGAATATGTACAGTCGTCAATTACGCGTACGATGTTAGTGGCTAAACTACTGTGCGCGTTTGCTGGAAGCCATGAATGACTGACTGATGAAGTTGAACGCCTCGTAGCAACGCAGCATCTATGAAAGACGGGAAGCGGAAGGCTCCAGCGTAATTTTCACGGGGTGATGATTTGGGCAAATTGGAAGAGTTCAGTCGTGATGGCGATCAGCGCTCCACGCAAAGGAAACGGAGAAGAAAACCAAGAAGGTAACTTTGGGAGTTTTTCAATGTGCACCCATTGCTCGGTACAATGCaatttcgcattttgccccccaCGTGAACGGGACTGCCGCTGCCAGACATGGAACCCGCAACTACGCGTTCAACCGCAGAACGTCATATTGTCACTGGACTACCGCGAACATGCGAAGTTGACTACATCAATACAATGCTAATACATCGATGCAGTTTCATGTAGTACAAGCACATCAACACACAATCGATAAAAAACAGATAAGTAGGCTACACTTAAACGTAGGCAGAATGCGGTGAACGAAGGTCTTCGAGCAGAAAGGAAATACAGTCATCAACGCAGTACGTATCCCTAAAATGAAAACATGTTAGCTAGCTTGCTGCAAACGCACATTTTTAATCAGGAATGTCAGTAATGCCTAAGTTTATGAATAACTCGGGCCGAGTGATGGTGGTGGGATGGCTTTTTATTAAACTACGCCATCCTGAGAAATCAGAACGCCAAAGGGCCGGTTATCCCCCGAACATAATCATTTGCGAAAGGGGATAGTTGGCTGACCCGACGTAACCGTTTCATTATACGGCGTATTGATAATTCGATTGCTCTGATCTCTGTTTTTCATGAACGCGAAGCAACAGACCGTTCTAAATAATATATTCGCATGCCAACGCAATCTCGTAAGATTTGCCAGTGATATTGCTCGCAATCACTCAATAAATTTGATACTAAATCGTGGTCATTGCAAGATTGAAGCCATTCACTCTGTTAAGCACACCCCTGACTGGAAAATACTGTGACTATGCCCGAAGTTAAAAGAAATGCATACTCAAATTCGTATGGGATGATGCACTGCTATAAGAGCTAGCGCTTCCGAAGTGCAGTTTATTAGTGTGGAAAAACGGCAAGCGGAATGCCACTTTCTCGTTTCACGTGGTACTTTGTCGTCCCAGATGGCTATGAACTGACATAGAGTGAAGCATGCAGGAATGTATTTTTTCCTGAGCTACCATGCAGCAAACCATCACTTGCTCTGGTTGATCCCCCCGGTATAAATATTTTTACATCATATCAGTCTCTAGTTCACCTAACTTAATGTGGCCAGTTAGAATAAAAGAGACACGTGGCCAAGCGCAAAACACGCACGGGGCCATAATGAGTTTGTCAAGGAAAGCAAGTGAACCGACTTTGTACCATGTGACGTTTACAATGTCTGCGCTGAACACACTCACGTGAGACTATGGCCGCTTCCAACAGGTGACAAGCGTCATGCAACCTGAAgcttaaaaaaatatttcctcGGTGGCAGTGCGTCtataaaacaaaacaagaaggcCATAATTTTACTTACCTTATTTCATTTTAGAACGCGTTTTGATATACATTAgttgcaagaacaaaaaaaacagCGTAACTGCGTAAACACAGCGTAACCATACACTTTGTCCACTACCAGACGGCCACTCAGGCTTGTCTGATTGTTTGTCAAGGCTTGTCACGTACATTGTCCTTGCCTAGCTCACAGCCTGTCGCTCACAGTATGAAACAACGCGAGCGGCATTAAATGAACGCGACAAATAAAAGGACGTCGTCCTAGCGTAAACAGCGTAACCATACACTTTGTCCACTACCAGACGGCCACTCAGGCTTGTCTGATTGTTTGTCAAGGCTTGTCACGTACATTGTCCTTGCCTAGCTCACAGCCTGTCGCTCACAGTATGAAACAACGCGAGCGGCATTAAATGAACGCGACAAATAAAAGGACGTCGTCCTACCTTATAATCTGGTCCGAGTGTTGGCTTGGAGCGGTTAGTTGCCAGGTAGAACGCGCGGCCTCTAAAGAAGCCGAGAATGATTCGCGCATTTCGAATGACTCGAACGGTCGTTGCCGTGCACTTATGCGTGGCGCTCCTACTACCAGCCGCCTCCTGTCTCGGCGAACGCAAGCTACACAGAAACAAGACGAATGCATTTCAGGTGAGCTCCAGGCTGCCGCGGGTGCGAAGAATTTTGATCCGAGATGTCGCAAACACGCCTGCGTCTAGGGGTGTTTTGTTTCACTGCTCGTATAACTAAAGAAATATGCAAAAATGTGCATATTTGCGTATTGCATATTTGCAATTTCACTGCTCGTATAACTACAGAAATACTCAAGGATTTGCATATTGTATATTTGCAGTGTGTATATTGCATGTTTGCTAGGCAGAGAAGGCGCtcgtaataatataataatatttggggttttacgtgccaaaaccactttctgattatgaggcacgccgtagtggagggctccggaaattttgaccacctggggttctttaacgcgcacctaaatctaagcacacgggtgttttcgcattaagGCGCTCGTATTCCTGTCCTGACGGTCCTTGTGTCATTCCGCGATGTATAGGTGATGAAATTTAGCACTTGCATAGTGTTTTGCACCAGCATAGTGACAGGTAATGTTGATGATTACGTCTCCGTATGAAATCAGTATCGAATTCAAGCATGGGTGGGAGCAGCCAACAGCAGCTTACTTCTGGCTTCGAACGTTGCTGTGGCTTAATTTTTCACCGATCAATTTGAAGCTAACATCTCATTGCAAATGCGTTCGGTCGCAGTGATTAGGGCCATTGGCAGGAGGTAAAAAACATTATGGAATGGAACATTATTGCGCTTAAAGGCAATAGCCGAAGAATAGCATACAGGATTGGTGGAAAATAGGGATAGAATAGATCTGGCAGTCCGTGCAGAAAATtcgctgaaatttttttttagccAGTAGAAGTAATTTGCCCGTTAAAACACTCTATTCAGTCATTGTAAGTAGCTTCTCTCGGTTGCAGTGTAATGCAGTCCGCTCAAGATAAGGTTGTCTGCGCAGCGTTACAATAGAGCAGGTTTTAAATGGCCATCTAACAGCTAGCACcaataaaaaatagaaaaagctGCTAGGAAGCCAGGAAGAGTGGCAAATAGTGGAGAAAGAGATGACGAGGGATAGATAGGTTGACAATCTTCATCTGTCTATCTTGTTCTGTCATAACGTTAGTCGACTTTGTTCCTTGATAACAAGACGTTTAATTAAGGCTGCAAGCGAAGTTTTACAGCTGGCGCTCGTGGGATTATCATATCAACTGAGTGCTAATTTGGGCCGGTAGTGCGTCCTTACCCAACGAAAGAAACTGAAGCTTTTCCACGCGACATATCACAGATGACACACACAGGACTTGCGTCGCCTGTTCTATGCCTTTTATCTTCCTGTTGAAGAGTGCTGTTTTTCTTCATTGCATATCATTAAAAGGGCTTGGCAGCTGTACTGAGTTACTCTACTGTCGACATCACGCATTGTGTACGTAATTATGTTCGCAGATTTTCGACATTTTTTTGGACGGTGTGGCCATATACACTTCCAGCGACGACCCAAGCCTGAAGTGTGTGACGGCTGACCGCACAGAATACGAGCCGAACAGGAAGGTCGTTTACACTTGGAATTTGAACAGTGGCGAAAAGTCGAAAAAGTGAGGGGTCTCCATACGTCCAAAATCAGCCTGTATATTTACTTCACAAACAGTGGCTTTAGTATGTTATTGTGCTACAAAATGCTTAGGTCAATGAAATGCTGTTCTATGATCTACGTTGCTAGCAATGTTTGTTGAAAGGAGCATCCTGACTTTTGTCAACCGCGAACAGTAACAAGTAAGTATCGTTCACGATGAGCCAATTCAGTTATAAATTACCAATTGAGTATTAAAACACTGTATCCAGTTAGTATAACTAACTACAAAAGCATGCGTTAATACAGCCATGTCTAGACTGGTTTGACTGCGCGCTGATCGCCAAAGACATTGGCACAAATAATCAGGGCTTAGCTGTTATCACTTCTTAGAACTCTTAGTTTAGAATACCTCTGCTAGATTTTAGACGTTTCCTTGCAGCAATTGAACAGGAATGGCCGTTGATAGTAAAGAGATACTACAGAAGATTGTGAAGTTAACTTGCTTCTAATGAGATTATTTTATTGGCGTCCTTTACAGAGACACGTTCGTGGTCGAATATCACCCAGGTCCTACACCAGACACGGTAGTTGCCATTGCTAACCACGGTGAATACGTcgttttttaaatatttgtctTGTCCGCTGAGGTCTTCtaaaaaaactaaacaaataaAACATGACAATGCAACCCCATGTCTAAGTAATACGTGGGCTGCCCCTACTGAAACGTTTCGTGTACAGTTTAGTTATcccgtttttttttcgtacagTTGTATACGAAATTTATACAGAGTACATATACAATTCTGTATGAATCTCAAGAGAAGTCCGGATCTTATCCGGATTTTGTCATGAttcatttatttttaaatttttcttgTAGACAAGAAGCATCCCACTTCAGTCAAGTTTGACTACACCAATAATAAGAACTGCGTCGTTGCCAATTTCCCATACAAGGGCGAAGGTAAGAACTTCAGCTCACAGTATCGCTAACTTCTTTTCCCAGACGAATATATTGAATGTCATTGCAACTGCTGCCCTTATAGCATGTGTACAAAGCATACTCACATTGTGTAAAATAAATAACATGGTTAATGATACAGAATAAATAAAAGAGAACTACAAAAAACCCGCCAACTTTAAACACGACTAACATGTCAACATTAAGAAGGCTTAAAGTAGGCTGCTAGGAAGGATAAATTGACGAGGTCCTTAGTTCTAATAAAGAAaggctgatatttcttttttcttaatcgcCCCCATGCCGTTGCATTTTGTGCATGTGCagatccatgttttttttttctttctttaactgtGTGATTGTACTTGTGATATTTTCATTAGATTTTTTCTCTCTTACCGTTTATTTCCATTGATGATGTAGAAATTGTATAAGatatgacatgactcactgtttgccaggatcctactatccccttttcatgtcttgttaggaggtccccccggcagttgttacttcgggacctccgaatgtgtacttatacccatcttgtcTTTTATTTCATCAAAAAAATCACGAATTGTCATTTTACTTCTACCAGAAATACAGCATTTGTTAGTGAATACTTCTGTTGTTTTCTGACCTGTccgcacccaccgtggttgctgagtggcttacaccatacgaaataaggataatagtgttatcggccatataaacttgtaaacataggcatccAAGCTAATTTAACAAGCATGttgtcacacgcgcacaagccatcatgaacacatctcactcgatgaccgcggaaactcgctgtcaaaacgctgcagtgaggaaaggcgacagcagcagcgaacgaattgacTATCGTGCAGCCACTCGCATCAAAGAGAAGTACACAGCGATAACACAGCGCAGCGCGTATTCTGCactcgtcgcagatggctttccaTATACAGCGGCCCGGCGGGGTGTGCGTGGCCGCCCGAGCGTCCCGGAGTAAAACGCGTCCCCTTCCTCCTCTCCCAGAAGCCATGCGCgtgacagaaggcggcgcgcttcctccccgctttccgccgTGGCGTCTGCGAGATTGAAAACGCGTCCcctccctcgcccccccccccccgaaggcATGCGCGTGACAGAAGGCAGCGCTCTTACTCGCCGCTTTCAGCCGTTGTGTTTGCGAGATTGAAAACGcgtcccctccctcccctcccccagaaggcatgcgtgcgacggaaggcgacgcgcttcctccccgctttcctccattgcgttcgcgagattgagccgtgatcgccggctcactctcgcacgctttcgctcgcacgcACAACATATGACGCGCGGCGAagaattttatcgcccttggagttTATACTGAACATCGCGGTGACGTCAACGCTGGTGGCAGATGTGCGCCTGGATTGTTCAtgtaattgctctcgcaataaaagaCGGGGCGCATTTGCCTACCCACTGCCAAGCACGTCACTGTGAGCCACGGCTAGCCCGAATGAGGACTACAGGCATAGGTAAGGAAGCGGCTGCAGGTGAATTATTAGGAGCCTTTAACATTGGGAAACTTAAGGCGTCATGTATCAGCTACACGTCAGTTACCCGCTTTTCCTCAGAGAGTCGTTTTATTGAAACAATGATGCGGGTGCTGTAATGCGCGTTTGCAACGCGcgtttgaagtttttttttctatgaaatgTACAACAATATACAGTCGTTAGGGAGCGCCTTACTTTGTCCCTACCTCACTTATTTTTATTTCGATTCGCGTTGAGTGGCCATGTTTCTTATGGTCCATAATACACAAGAAGAAGGTAAAAAAGAATATTTCATGAACGATCCTCGTAAAAAAACTTGTTCGTTTGGATGTTCTAACAGTTGCAGTTTACACAGCTGCAATATCTGTTATTGGTGCAGTGCTATGGGTTATTTATTGAACACGGTGCTTCTAATTTTTAAAGGTTTACTGGTATTAGGCAAAGCTTGTGAAAATCTCAGGCCCCAAATTAAGATTCTGCTTACTGTAGTTGCTAGAAATTAcctatctctctctcccaaaTGCAACATTTGTCGTTAAAATTGGCGCCGTGGCTTTCTGACAAAAGCATTTGTGTGTTTTAAATCTGTTTGAACGGAGAAAGCGAAGTTGACCACGCACAATAGCTTTCTCTTAAGTCTGAAAAAATAATTGCACACGACTGCGAGTCAAACTATACGTAACACGAGAATACGTCTCATGAAGTTTGTGCATGAAGTCTGACTACCTGGTGCGCACTTAAAAAGCCACTACATGAGGTTTACATCGACAACAATTAAGGTTTATTTCACACATTATGATGCAATACAGAGAAGTCGTGCGGCGTTCTTATAGTATATATTTTGTTGTTTAGGACTTTCCACACTGAAAGGTGGTTACATAAATAACGTGTGCGAGATTGTTGTTTTTAATAAtattgtgtatttatttatttattatttatttatttatttatttattcacttatttaaTGTTATTTCTTTCTATTTCAAGCGTGCACAAGGAAGGTCCGAAAATTTCATTCGTTCATTTCGTCCGTGGAATAATAATTCCAAGTATACGTTGCCGAAATATGTCCGGCATTAAAATGTGGTCACCAGTTAGAATGTACTCCTATGGTAGCATGTGTGTTTTCTCTTAGAAACACAACCAATGAGCACATAATATTTGTTGTCTTTTCTCAACATTCTCTTTCCACTTCTAGTGTGCATACTGTGGGTCCCGAAAGCATACGTGTCATCAGTTCCACAAGAATGTATCGACCAATATGAAGACATATGCGACGCGGAAGTTCCAGCCTACGAAGAGGGCCTGTGTGACGACGCTCTCGGTGGTTAATAAAATTATACGCACTTCCTGTGCTCTCCACACCTGTAATTTGCTTCTCCTGTGACCGTCTAAAGCCTTACGAACGAGCTGCCTTATAGTCCGTCAAGAAAACGGTTGTTGCTTCTTCTGAAGTAAATACAGAATGTTTAGAAGATATATAATAACTATGTTTAaaaagaagctttctttgcttcttcctccCACTTTGCTTGCGCTGTCTTGGCGGAATAGACATGTTTGGTCACTGGGAATGTGCTCATTGTGGACGAATGAAGGAACTAGCAGGGAGCATTCCGCAACGCGAACGAAGTCAAACGAGCCCATCCAACACATGATCGTCACTTCGAAGCGTGCGGTATTCTTTAGTGCTCCCTATTCATCCAGGCACAGCAGGCAGAGCTACCAGACAACTACGCAACGATAAAAAATGTTTGATGTTAACAAACATGGTAAAGTTGACAAAAAAGGCAATGCTTAGTTCCATGAAAAGTTGTGCATTTCTCTATGTTGCCAGCAATTTTTGCTGAAAGGAGAATCCTAACCGTTATCAACCACGAAAACTTGCAAATACCGTTAACAATGAGCCAGTTGCATTACATAGGCTTAGAAGATTACTACTTACATGTTAAAAACATTCACAGCAGTCAttatatagttatatatatagTTAATAGTTAACTAATACAGGTTGCGTTAATACAGCGATGTCAAAATTGATTTACTTGTGCACAGATCGCTGTCGACACTGGCACGATTAATCAGTTCTTAGCACCTAGCAGCTGTCGGAACTCTTACTTAAAATTACTTTTGCTACATTTTCGTCATTTCTTCGAGGGAATCGAATGGAAATGGCTGCTAATAGCACAAAGATATTCCAAAACTCTGCCAAGATGAACTGCTTTTATGAGGTTGTTCTTTATGGGGGATCTTTGCAGGGACACGTACGTGGTCGAACACATGACGTGATATTTGGTATTGCCAGCCACGGTGAATACTTCGATTTTAAATATTCCTGTTTTGTTCGCTAAGTATTTCAATAAAAACTGAACAAACAAAACTTGATAGTGCGACCACAGGGCTAAGCAATGTGTGCGCTGCCCCTAGTTGAATGATTCGTATGCAGTTCGACAATTCTATATTTTTCCTCAAAATGTTATAcgaaatatacatatatatatatatatatatatatatatatatatatatatatatatatatatatatatatctgtgggTCTGTGTGTGTGGAATACATATCGGTTCTGCAAGAATTTAAACAGAAACAAGTGTAAGCTATTTATGTATGCATGAGAGGAAAATTCGCTCCTTTTCTAAACCGAGCCCAAACCAATCAGGTCAAAAGAAGATAGTGGGGTTGCTTCGAGCTCGAGATTTTATTGTGATCTTATCGTGGTCTAATATTTTGCTGCAGACAAGAAGCACCGCCTTGTTACTCAAACTTGACTGCTTCAATAGCAAGAACTATGCTGTTGTCAGTTTCCCATACAAGGATAAAGGTGAGAACTTGGGCTCATAACAGCGCGAGCTTCTTTCAGTAGACAAATTCCTTCAGCGTTATTGCGATCGCTACCCTTAAAACATTTAGAAATATTTGTAAACAAAGCCTATTCACAACGTGTAATGTAAAGATCATGGCTAATGAGGCCTGCCAGTAACCGGCTCAGCAACAAGTCGCGTTGTTGGacgagtttatttatttatttatttatttatttatttgtacatactacagagcaataagtgCTATAACAAGAGTCTGTAAACAGAAGTAAATAGGCGCAACAAAGTATCATACAGCGATAAGGATAGTGGGCTAAGACCGCATGTCTTGGATGACGAATACAAAACTTCGGGATGGGCACGAGCGAATAGACCCGGGAAAAGAATGATTGTCTTCAATTTAACATGGGCTAAAGGCTGTATTTAAGCATGTTAGTGCGTGCAAAATAGGGCATCAAGTTTTAGTTGTGATTGTTAAATATAGTTACTAGAACCCAATACACGTACTACCGTAACATAAAGGCTAGGCCAGTTGTGGCTTACAGAACCGTTCTCCCACATGGTGTGTGCCACTTGCGGCTTCTTGCCGCCATATCTAAAACACAGCCGTAATCAGTCATGGCGACCCAAACAGCGTAGCACGGCGTCATAAGTGTAAGTAGATCTTTGCCCGCAACGTCCCAAACCAGCAAGCATGCCAGTGTATTCATTCAGCCTCCGGCGCACTTCCAATCTGATGACAATCCACCGACCACAGGGAAGAATGACGGAAAGCATTCACCATATATGAACTGGCTTCTGAATACAACACTATGCCTGAATCTGCGTGGAAGGCGTTGTTGCTTCATGCACTTGGCCCGCGTGTTCGTCGCATCGCAAAGACGTTTCCAGGAGACCCTGCCGCCGACAACGAAAACGCAGACCCAGTGAAATACGTACTTGACACGTCTGACAAGTAGTATGGCCCGTACAAGAGCGTCATACAGGCAGCGACGCTCTTTAACTCGGTGGCCCAGCAGCCAGGTCAGTCACTGGTTTCAGGTCAGTCCAGGTCAGCCATCAGTCAGCCTACGCGGTTGTCCCGTGTCGCCTTCCTTCgcccgttgttttatttggtgccttcgttgtaatcaGGTCAGTCAGTTGATGATTTTGTTACTGACCTTCGACGACAAGCGCAAAATTGTGACTTCGGTTACAAGTGCGACAGATTCACCGGCGACCGCGTAGTGGTTGGGATCTGTGACGGATCTCTCAACGCACGTCTGTTTCGGGAGGGCGaccttattgaaaaaaaaatggctgtggctcaggtaaggttaagcccaggatgcgaagcatactagcctttattttagttgttgaaccactgtttagcttggtgaactgctgttgcttggctatatttggttcggctagacgaagaaacaactcatgcgttactctgcttcgccttggacgccccgcattggacgcggtgagcgtcgagcaacgcagcgttcggcgcggcaacgaaatgtgcgcctgagcaagcgacgcacgcctgagccttagaaacagctcgtttctaaggcaacaccacattcactagaggcgcttttgtaccgctttgaagcatagtactcgtggctcagtggcagcgtctccgtctcacactccggagaccctggttcgattcccacccagcccatcttgcaagagttgagccaaagccacttctcctctgtcgtgacgtcacggtgtcacgtggtattcaaggcgacaccgccgcgcctgaggagctgggttgagctctcgtaatatgcttcgcataaaatcgtATGTGCGTGCAAGGCAGCGGGAATATTAAAAAAGCACGTACAAGATATCGTAACCAGTGATCAGCAGCCAGAAGTGAATGCCGTTCACTTGCATAACCAGCCCACGAAACGAACAAGTCGTCCTCTAACAGTCAACAGGTCTCAGCAGCCTCACCGCTCAAGGTTCGAACAGTCTAATCGTAAATGTCCTCGCTGCGCACCCTCGCACCCTCCTCGACAGTGCGCATTTTTCGGCAAGAATTGTTACAGCTGCGACAAACTTGGACATTTGGCGCATCTGTGCAAGCAGCCACGTCGCCCGACAGCAGCGCACTGACCGCAAGTTGGACTGCTTCACGAGCATCCACAGCGATACTCGCAGGAAGAATTATACTCGAGCTGCTTGGTGTCAGTGCCGACACAACTGACTGGAGCGAAACTGTCAGTGCGAATGTACGTGAGGTGGCATTCAAGCTAGACAGTGGTTTGGGGGTCAACATAAttccagagcagatgttcaaccaGTGGCCGCGCAGACCACCAACCAAGCCAACGACAGCAAAAGTTACTGCGTACAGTGGGCAACAGCTTCCAATC contains:
- the LOC135917883 gene encoding uncharacterized protein isoform X1 encodes the protein MIRAFRMTRTVVAVHLCVALLLPAASCLGERKLHRNKTNAFQIFDIFLDGVAIYTSSDDPSLKCVTADRTEYEPNRKVVYTWNLNSGEKSKKDTFVVEYHPGPTPDTVVAIANHDKKHPTSVKFDYTNNKNCVVANFPYKGEVCILWVPKAYVSSVPQECIDQYEDICDAEVPAYEEGLCDDALGG
- the LOC135917883 gene encoding uncharacterized protein isoform X2, with protein sequence MGNRVRCVTPPSDDPDVCDPSRPVYHYSSWSGSSECVLIHRCHRLGANFKTKADCRQTCLHKKHPTSVKFDYTNNKNCVVANFPYKGEVCILWVPKAYVSSVPQECIDQYEDICDAEVPAYEEGLCDDALGG